The following coding sequences are from one Streptococcus mitis window:
- the dnaI gene encoding primosomal protein DnaI: MESVGDVLKRQPSRFHYQDLVQKIMKDPDVAAFIQQESLTPEELNRSISKFNQYITERDKFLRGDTDYIAKGYKPILVMNHGYADVSYEETPELIAAEKEAAIKNRLKLINLPASLRKASLAQVDLDDLGRLPVFEKLLAFVEQYPAIRKGLYLYGDFGVGKSFMVAALAHDLSEKRGVSSTLLHYPSFVIDVKNAIGDGNVKTLVDEIKLSEVLILDDIGAEQSTPWVRDEILQVILQYRMQEDLPTFFTSNFNFEELELHFAKGKNGNDETWEARRVMERIRYLAEETRLEGVNRR; the protein is encoded by the coding sequence ATGGAAAGTGTCGGAGACGTACTCAAACGTCAACCTAGCCGTTTTCATTATCAAGATTTGGTCCAGAAAATCATGAAGGATCCTGATGTTGCGGCCTTTATCCAGCAAGAATCCCTTACTCCAGAGGAATTGAATCGCAGTATCTCCAAATTTAATCAGTACATTACCGAGCGTGACAAGTTTCTCCGAGGAGATACAGATTATATTGCCAAAGGCTACAAGCCTATACTAGTCATGAATCATGGCTATGCGGACGTTTCATATGAAGAAACTCCTGAACTAATCGCGGCGGAAAAAGAAGCGGCTATTAAGAACCGCCTCAAGTTAATCAATCTGCCAGCTAGTCTCAGGAAAGCTAGTTTGGCTCAAGTAGACTTGGATGATTTGGGGCGCTTGCCAGTTTTTGAAAAGCTATTAGCCTTCGTGGAGCAATATCCAGCTATTCGAAAAGGACTTTACCTATATGGAGACTTTGGTGTGGGTAAAAGTTTTATGGTGGCGGCCTTAGCTCATGATTTATCAGAAAAACGTGGTGTTTCATCCACTCTCCTCCACTATCCTAGCTTTGTCATCGATGTCAAAAATGCTATCGGTGATGGCAATGTCAAGACCTTGGTGGATGAGATTAAGCTTTCTGAAGTCCTGATTTTAGATGATATTGGCGCCGAGCAATCAACACCTTGGGTGCGTGACGAAATCCTGCAGGTCATTCTCCAATATCGGATGCAGGAAGATTTACCGACCTTTTTCACCTCCAACTTCAACTTTGAAGAATTGGAGCTGCATTTCGCTAAAGGGAAAAATGGAAATGACGAAACCTGGGAAGCCAGACGGGTCATGGAACGCATCCGTTATTTGGCCGAGGAGACTCGTTTAGAAGGAGTGAACCGTCGATGA
- a CDS encoding ABC transporter ATP-binding protein, with amino-acid sequence MSLLAFENVSKSYGATPALENVSLDIPAGKIVGLLGPNGSGKTTLIKLINGLLQPDQGRVLINDMDPSPATKAIVAYLPDTTYLNEQMKVKEALTYFKTFYKDFNLERAHHLLADLGIDENSRLKKLSKGNKEKVQLILVMSRDARLYVLDEPIGGVDPAAREYILNTIINNYSPTSTVLISTHLISDIEPILDEIVFLKDGKVVRQGNVDDIRYESGESIDQLFRQEFKA; translated from the coding sequence ATGTCATTACTAGCATTTGAAAATGTATCCAAATCTTATGGAGCAACACCAGCCCTTGAAAATGTTTCTCTTGACATCCCAGCTGGAAAAATTGTTGGTCTCCTTGGGCCAAATGGCTCAGGAAAAACAACCCTGATTAAACTAATCAATGGCCTCTTACAACCAGATCAAGGACGTGTCCTTATCAACGACATGGACCCAAGCCCAGCAACCAAGGCTATCGTAGCTTATTTGCCGGATACGACCTATCTCAATGAACAAATGAAGGTCAAAGAAGCCCTAACCTACTTCAAGACCTTCTATAAAGATTTCAATCTTGAACGCGCCCATCATCTACTTGCAGACCTCGGCATTGATGAAAATAGTCGTCTCAAGAAACTATCAAAAGGAAACAAGGAAAAGGTACAACTGATTTTGGTTATGAGCCGTGATGCCCGCCTCTATGTTTTGGACGAACCTATTGGTGGAGTGGACCCAGCAGCCCGTGAGTATATCCTCAATACTATTATCAACAACTACTCCCCAACTTCTACCGTTTTGATTTCTACCCACTTGATTTCTGATATCGAGCCAATCTTGGATGAAATTGTCTTCCTTAAGGACGGAAAAGTCGTCCGTCAAGGAAATGTAGATGATATTCGCTATGAGTCTGGTGAATCCATTGACCAGCTCTTCCGTCAGGAATTTAAGGCCTAA
- a CDS encoding 3-deoxy-7-phosphoheptulonate synthase — protein sequence MVFTAKSPKINIEEVRALSKLEGQALERKSQRDQELEAIIRGEDQRILLVIGPCSSDNEEAVLEYAKRLAALQEEVADRIFMVMRVYTAKPRTNGDGYKGLIHQPNATEAPSLINGIKAVRHLHYRVITETGMTTADEMLYPENLPLVDDLISYMAVGARSVEDQQHRFVASGADFATGFKNPTSGNLNVMFNGIYAAQNKQSFLFLGKEVETTGNPLSHAILRGAINEYGKNIPNYYYDNLMDTIAQYEKMGLENPFIIVDTNHDNSGKQYMDQIRIVRQTLINRDWNEKIKQYVRGFMIESYLEDGRQNEPEVFGKSITDPCLGWENTEALVREIYQTLGE from the coding sequence ATGGTATTTACAGCAAAAAGTCCTAAAATTAATATTGAAGAAGTTCGTGCCTTATCAAAATTAGAAGGTCAAGCTTTGGAGAGAAAATCTCAGCGCGATCAAGAGCTAGAAGCCATTATACGTGGAGAAGACCAGCGAATTCTCTTGGTAATCGGGCCATGCTCATCTGACAATGAAGAAGCTGTTCTTGAATACGCTAAGCGTTTGGCAGCTTTGCAAGAAGAAGTGGCAGACCGTATCTTTATGGTTATGCGTGTTTACACTGCCAAACCTCGTACTAACGGAGATGGCTATAAGGGCTTGATTCACCAGCCTAATGCGACAGAAGCACCTAGTCTTATCAACGGAATCAAAGCTGTTCGCCATCTTCACTATCGTGTTATCACAGAAACAGGTATGACGACAGCTGATGAAATGCTTTATCCTGAAAATCTTCCGCTTGTAGATGATTTGATTTCTTACATGGCGGTTGGTGCCCGTTCAGTTGAAGACCAGCAACACCGCTTTGTGGCAAGTGGAGCAGATTTCGCGACTGGGTTTAAAAATCCAACATCTGGAAATCTCAATGTTATGTTTAATGGGATTTATGCTGCTCAAAACAAACAAAGTTTCCTTTTCCTAGGGAAAGAAGTGGAAACAACTGGGAACCCGCTTTCGCACGCTATTCTTCGTGGAGCAATCAATGAGTATGGTAAGAATATTCCTAACTACTACTATGATAATTTGATGGATACCATTGCCCAATATGAGAAAATGGGCTTGGAAAATCCTTTTATCATTGTGGACACCAATCATGACAATTCTGGTAAGCAATACATGGACCAGATTCGAATTGTCCGCCAGACCTTGATTAACCGTGATTGGAATGAAAAAATCAAGCAGTACGTTCGTGGCTTTATGATTGAATCTTATCTAGAAGACGGCCGTCAAAACGAACCGGAAGTATTTGGCAAGTCTATCACAGACCCTTGCCTTGGCTGGGAAAATACGGAAGCCCTCGTCAGAGAAATCTACCAAACGCTAGGAGAATAA
- a CDS encoding ABC-2 transporter permease, with translation MKGLLYKDAQLILNKVKIINRIFIALALFLITIFARESGTIFLLIVLPISLASLPTALVVSDSENGWNQFVGVFPISKSKIILARYLSCISFILLVSSIVLSLSLATHVMFNQYSLNLHLIMALIGIIFGIMYVALLLPSVYAFGAFGNTIVNILVLSLVMGLVYGLQKTTFGMIFINWISSANHFLLVISIIILASIMIGVSFILSTKIYCKIFIK, from the coding sequence ATGAAAGGACTACTATATAAAGATGCGCAACTTATTTTAAATAAAGTAAAGATAATTAATAGAATATTTATTGCCTTAGCCTTATTCTTAATTACAATCTTTGCAAGAGAATCGGGGACAATTTTTTTACTAATAGTGTTACCAATAAGTTTAGCTTCTCTTCCCACAGCTTTAGTTGTATCAGATAGTGAGAATGGTTGGAATCAATTTGTAGGAGTTTTTCCAATTTCAAAATCTAAGATAATTTTAGCGAGGTATCTCTCTTGTATTTCTTTTATTCTTTTGGTAAGTTCTATAGTATTGAGTTTAAGTCTTGCTACCCATGTCATGTTTAATCAATACAGTCTCAATCTACATTTAATTATGGCATTGATTGGAATAATCTTTGGAATCATGTATGTAGCCTTATTGCTTCCTTCCGTATATGCCTTTGGTGCTTTTGGAAATACGATTGTCAATATACTGGTACTATCGTTAGTTATGGGATTAGTGTATGGTCTTCAGAAAACGACTTTCGGCATGATTTTCATTAACTGGATTAGTTCAGCTAATCATTTCCTTCTAGTTATAAGTATCATAATTTTGGCCAGTATCATGATTGGGGTTTCTTTTATACTTTCAACTAAAATCTATTGTAAAATATTTATTAAGTAA
- a CDS encoding NADPH-dependent oxidoreductase — protein MTEIIKLMKAHTSVRRFKEQEIPQADLNEILKSAQMASSWKNFQSYSVIVVKSQEKKDALYELVPQEAIRQSAVFLLFVGDLNRAEKGARLHRDTFQPQGVEGLLISSVDAALAGQNALLAAESLGYGGVIIGLVRYKSEEVAELFNLPDYTYPVFGMALGLPNEEHEVKPRLPLHQVVFEEEYREQSTDAIEAYDRVQADYAGARATTSWSQRLAEQFGQAEPNSTRKNLEQKKLL, from the coding sequence ATGACAGAAATAATCAAATTAATGAAGGCTCATACTTCAGTGCGCAGGTTTAAAGAGCAAGAGATTCCTCAAGCAGACTTAAATGAGATTTTGAAATCTGCACAAATGGCTTCGTCTTGGAAGAATTTCCAATCATACTCTGTGATTGTTGTAAAAAGTCAAGAGAAGAAAGATGCCTTGTATGAATTGGTGCCTCAAGAAGCAATTCGCCAGTCTGCTGTTTTCCTTCTCTTTGTCGGAGATTTGAACCGAGCAGAAAAGGGAGCACGACTCCATAGGGATACCTTCCAACCCCAAGGTGTAGAAGGTCTCTTGATTAGTTCGGTCGATGCGGCCCTTGCTGGTCAAAATGCCTTGCTGGCAGCTGAAAGCTTGGGCTATGGTGGTGTCATTATTGGCTTGGTGCGATACAAGTCAGAAGAAGTAGCAGAACTCTTTAATTTGCCTGACTACACCTATCCTGTCTTTGGGATGGCACTGGGTCTTCCAAATGAAGAACATGAAGTCAAACCTCGCTTGCCATTGCATCAAGTGGTGTTTGAGGAAGAATACCGAGAACAGTCAACTGATGCAATCGAAGCTTATGACCGTGTACAGGCGGACTATGCTGGAGCGCGTGCGACCACAAGCTGGAGTCAGCGCCTAGCAGAACAGTTTGGTCAAGCAGAACCAAACTCAACTAGAAAAAATCTTGAACAGAAGAAGTTATTGTAG
- the der gene encoding ribosome biogenesis GTPase Der, which translates to MALPTIAIVGRPNVGKSTLFNRIAGERISIVEDVEGVTRDRIYATGEWLNRSFSMIDTGGIDDVDAPFMEQIKHQAEIAMEEADVIVFVVSGKEGITDADEYVARKLYKTHKPVILAVNKVDNPEMRNDIYDFYALGLGEPLPISSVHGIGTGDVLDAIVENLPNEYEEENPDVIKFSLIGRPNVGKSSLINAILGEDRVIASPVAGTTRDAIDTHFTDTDGQEFTMIDTAGMRKSGKVYENTEKYSVMRAMRAIDRSDVVLMVINAEEGIREYDKRIAGFAHEAGKGMIIVVNKWDTLEKDNHTMKNWEEDIREQFQYLPYAPIIFVSALTKQRLHKLPEMIKQISESQNTRIPSAVLNDVIMDAIAINPTPTDKGKRLKIFYATQVATKPPTFVIFVNEEELMHFSYLRFLENQIRKAFVFEGTPIHLIARKRK; encoded by the coding sequence ATGGCCCTACCAACTATTGCCATTGTAGGACGTCCCAATGTTGGGAAATCAACCCTATTTAATCGGATCGCTGGTGAGCGAATCTCCATTGTAGAGGATGTCGAAGGAGTGACACGTGACCGTATCTATGCAACGGGTGAGTGGCTCAATCGTTCGTTTAGCATGATTGATACAGGAGGAATCGATGATGTCGATGCTCCTTTCATGGAACAAATCAAGCACCAGGCAGAAATTGCCATGGAAGAAGCAGATGTTATCGTCTTTGTCGTATCTGGTAAGGAAGGAATTACCGATGCAGACGAATACGTAGCCCGTAAGCTTTATAAGACCCATAAACCAGTTATCCTCGCAGTTAACAAGGTGGACAACCCTGAGATGCGAAATGATATCTATGATTTCTATGCTCTTGGTTTGGGTGAACCATTGCCTATCTCATCTGTCCATGGTATCGGTACAGGGGATGTGCTAGATGCCATCGTAGAAAATCTTCCAAATGAATATGAAGAAGAAAATCCAGATGTGATTAAGTTTAGCTTGATTGGTCGTCCTAACGTCGGAAAATCAAGCTTGATCAATGCTATCTTGGGAGAAGACCGTGTCATTGCTAGTCCAGTTGCTGGAACAACGCGTGACGCCATTGATACCCACTTTACAGATACAGATGGTCAAGAGTTTACCATGATTGATACGGCTGGTATGCGTAAGTCTGGTAAGGTTTATGAAAATACCGAGAAATATTCTGTCATGCGTGCCATGCGTGCTATTGACCGTTCAGATGTGGTCTTAATGGTCATCAATGCGGAAGAGGGTATCCGTGAATACGACAAGCGTATCGCAGGATTTGCCCATGAAGCTGGTAAAGGGATGATTATCGTAGTCAACAAGTGGGATACGCTTGAAAAAGACAACCACACTATGAAAAACTGGGAAGAAGATATCCGTGAGCAGTTCCAATACCTGCCTTACGCCCCGATTATCTTTGTATCCGCTTTGACCAAGCAACGTCTCCACAAACTTCCTGAGATGATCAAGCAAATCAGCGAAAGTCAAAACACACGTATTCCATCAGCTGTCTTGAACGATGTGATTATGGATGCTATTGCCATCAACCCAACACCGACAGACAAAGGGAAACGCCTCAAGATTTTCTATGCGACCCAAGTGGCAACCAAACCACCAACCTTTGTTATCTTTGTCAACGAAGAAGAACTCATGCACTTTTCTTACCTGCGTTTCTTGGAAAATCAAATCCGCAAGGCCTTTGTCTTTGAAGGAACACCAATCCATCTCATCGCAAGAAAACGTAAATAA
- the nrdR gene encoding transcriptional regulator NrdR, whose translation MRCPKCGATKSSVIDSRQAEEGNTIRRRRECDECQHRFTTYERVEERTLVVVKKDGTREQFSRDKIFNGIIRSAQKRPVSSDEINMVVNRIEQKLRGRNENEIQSEDIGSLVMEELAELDEITYVRFASVYRSFKDVSELESLLQQITQSSKKKKER comes from the coding sequence ATGCGTTGTCCAAAATGTGGGGCTACCAAGTCAAGTGTTATCGATAGTCGCCAAGCAGAAGAAGGGAACACTATTCGTAGAAGACGTGAGTGCGACGAATGCCAACACCGTTTTACAACCTACGAACGAGTAGAAGAAAGAACCTTAGTGGTTGTTAAAAAAGATGGCACACGGGAACAATTCTCCAGAGATAAAATCTTTAATGGGATTATCCGCTCAGCCCAGAAACGTCCTGTGTCAAGTGATGAAATCAACATGGTAGTCAATCGTATCGAACAGAAACTCCGTGGTCGAAATGAAAATGAAATTCAAAGTGAGGACATTGGTTCACTCGTCATGGAGGAGTTGGCTGAGTTGGATGAGATTACCTATGTACGTTTTGCCAGTGTCTATCGTAGTTTTAAGGATGTGAGTGAGTTAGAGAGCTTGCTCCAACAAATCACCCAGTCCTCTAAAAAGAAAAAGGAAAGATAA
- a CDS encoding GntR family transcriptional regulator translates to MSWTFDNKKPIYLQIMEKIKLQIVSHTLEPNQQLPTVRELASEAGVNPNTIQRALSDLEREGFVYSKRTTGRFVTEDKELIAQSRKQLSEEELEHFVSSMTHFGYEKEELPCVVSDYIKGV, encoded by the coding sequence ATGTCCTGGACATTTGACAACAAAAAACCCATCTATTTACAGATTATGGAGAAAATCAAGCTTCAGATTGTTTCCCATACACTGGAACCCAATCAACAACTTCCAACCGTGAGAGAGCTAGCTAGCGAGGCCGGTGTCAATCCCAACACCATCCAAAGAGCCTTGTCAGACCTTGAACGAGAAGGATTTGTCTACAGCAAGCGAACAACTGGACGATTTGTGACTGAGGATAAGGAACTGATCGCCCAATCGCGCAAACAATTATCGGAAGAAGAATTGGAACACTTCGTTTCCTCCATGACCCATTTTGGCTATGAAAAAGAAGAACTACCATGCGTAGTCAGCGATTATATTAAAGGAGTTTAA
- the secA gene encoding preprotein translocase subunit SecA codes for MANILKTIIENDKGEIRRLEKMADKVFKYEDQMAALTDDQLKAKTVEFKERYQNGESLDSLLYEAFAVVREGAKRVLGLFPYKVQVMGGIVLHHGDVPEMRTGEGKTLTATMPVYLNALSGKGVHVVTVNEYLSERDATEMGELYSWLGLSVGINLAAKSPMEKKEAYECDITYSTNSEIGFDYLRDNMVVRAENMVQRPLNYALVDEVDSILIDEARTPLIVSGANAVETSQLYHMADHYVKSLDKDDYIIDVQSKTIGLSDSGIDKAESYFKLENLYDIENVALTHFIDNALRANYIMLLDIDYVVSEEQEILIVDQFTGRTMEGRRYSDGLHQAIEAKEGVPIQDETKTSASITYQNLFRMYKKLSGMTGTGKTEEEEFREIYNIRVIPIPTNRPVQRIDHSDLLYASIEAKFKAVVEDVKARYQKGQPVLVGTVAVETSDYISKKLVAAGVPHEVLNAKNHYKEAQIIMNAGQRGAVTIATNMAGRGTDIKLGEGVRELGGLCVIGTERHESRRIDNQLRGRSGRQGDPGESQFYLSLEDDLMKRFGSERLKGIFERLNMSEEAIESRMLTRQVEAAQKRVEGNNYDTRKQVLQYDDVMREQREIIYAQRYDVITADRDLAPEIQAMIKRTIGRVVDGHARAKQDEKLEAILNFAKYNLLPEDSISIEDLSGLSDKAIKEELFQRALQVYDSQVSKLRDEEAVKEFQKVLILRVVDNKWTDHIDALDQLRNAVGLRGYAQNNPVVEYQAEGFRMFNDMIGSIEFDVTRLMMKAQIHEQERPQAEHHISTTATRNIAAHQANIPEDLDLSQIGRNELCPCGSGKKFKNCHGKRQ; via the coding sequence ATGGCTAATATTTTAAAAACAATTATCGAAAATGATAAAGGAGAAATCCGTCGTCTGGAAAAGATGGCTGACAAGGTTTTCAAATACGAAGACCAAATGGCTGCTTTGACAGATGACCAACTAAAAGCAAAAACAGTTGAATTTAAAGAACGTTATCAAAATGGAGAATCACTGGATTCATTGCTTTATGAAGCATTTGCGGTTGTCCGTGAGGGTGCCAAACGTGTCCTAGGACTTTTTCCATATAAGGTTCAGGTTATGGGGGGAATCGTTCTTCACCATGGTGACGTGCCAGAGATGCGTACAGGGGAAGGGAAAACCTTGACTGCGACTATGCCGGTTTACCTCAATGCCCTTTCAGGTAAAGGGGTTCACGTAGTTACGGTAAATGAATATCTATCAGAACGTGACGCGACTGAGATGGGTGAATTGTACTCATGGCTTGGTTTGTCAGTAGGGATTAACTTGGCTGCCAAATCTCCAATGGAGAAAAAAGAAGCCTATGAGTGTGATATTACCTACTCAACCAACTCAGAAATCGGATTTGACTACCTTCGTGACAACATGGTCGTTCGTGCTGAAAACATGGTACAACGCCCGCTTAACTATGCCTTGGTCGATGAGGTTGACTCTATCTTGATTGACGAGGCCCGTACACCTTTGATCGTATCAGGTGCTAACGCAGTTGAAACTAGTCAGTTGTATCACATGGCAGACCACTATGTAAAATCTTTGGACAAAGACGACTACATCATCGATGTGCAATCTAAGACTATTGGATTGTCTGATTCGGGTATTGACAAGGCTGAAAGCTACTTCAAGCTTGAAAACCTCTATGATATCGAAAATGTGGCTTTGACTCACTTTATCGATAATGCCCTTCGTGCCAACTATATCATGCTTCTCGATATTGACTATGTGGTGAGCGAAGAGCAAGAAATCTTGATTGTCGACCAATTTACAGGTCGTACTATGGAAGGTCGTCGTTATTCTGATGGATTGCACCAAGCGATTGAAGCTAAAGAAGGTGTGCCAATTCAGGATGAAACTAAGACATCTGCCTCAATCACGTACCAAAACCTTTTCCGTATGTACAAGAAATTGTCTGGTATGACAGGTACAGGTAAGACTGAGGAAGAAGAATTCCGTGAAATCTACAACATTCGTGTTATTCCAATCCCAACAAACCGTCCTGTTCAACGTATTGACCACTCAGACCTTCTTTATGCAAGTATCGAGGCTAAGTTTAAGGCGGTTGTCGAAGACGTTAAGGCTCGTTACCAAAAAGGTCAGCCTGTCTTGGTTGGTACAGTAGCGGTTGAAACCAGTGACTACATTTCTAAGAAATTGGTCGCAGCTGGCGTTCCTCACGAAGTCTTAAATGCTAAAAACCACTATAAAGAAGCCCAAATCATCATGAATGCTGGTCAACGTGGTGCTGTTACTATCGCAACCAACATGGCCGGTCGTGGTACCGACATCAAGCTTGGTGAAGGAGTTCGCGAATTGGGTGGACTTTGTGTGATTGGTACAGAACGCCATGAAAGCCGTCGTATCGATAATCAGCTTCGTGGACGTTCAGGTCGTCAAGGAGACCCAGGTGAGTCACAATTCTACCTATCTCTTGAAGATGACTTGATGAAACGTTTTGGTTCTGAACGCTTGAAGGGAATCTTTGAACGTCTCAACATGTCTGAAGAGGCCATTGAGTCTCGTATGTTGACACGTCAGGTTGAAGCAGCGCAAAAACGTGTCGAAGGAAATAACTACGATACCCGTAAACAAGTCCTTCAATATGATGACGTCATGCGTGAACAACGTGAGATTATCTATGCTCAACGTTACGATGTTATCACTGCAGACCGTGACTTGGCACCTGAAATTCAGGCTATGATCAAACGCACGATTGGTCGTGTCGTTGATGGTCATGCGCGTGCCAAACAAGATGAAAAACTAGAGGCAATTTTGAACTTTGCTAAGTACAACTTGCTTCCAGAAGATTCTATTTCAATCGAAGACTTGTCAGGTTTGTCTGATAAGGCTATTAAGGAAGAACTCTTCCAACGGGCCTTGCAAGTTTACGATAGTCAGGTTTCAAAACTACGCGATGAAGAAGCAGTTAAAGAATTCCAAAAAGTCTTGATTCTACGAGTGGTAGATAACAAGTGGACAGATCATATCGATGCCCTAGATCAATTACGTAACGCGGTTGGACTTCGTGGCTATGCTCAGAACAACCCTGTTGTCGAGTATCAGGCAGAAGGTTTCCGTATGTTTAATGACATGATTGGTTCGATTGAGTTTGATGTGACACGCTTGATGATGAAAGCACAAATTCATGAACAAGAAAGACCACAAGCAGAACACCATATCAGTACAACAGCGACCCGCAATATCGCTGCCCACCAAGCAAATATACCAGAAGATTTGGATTTGAGTCAGATTGGACGGAATGAACTTTGCCCATGTGGTTCTGGTAAGAAGTTTAAAAACTGTCACGGTAAAAGACAATAA
- a CDS encoding replication initiation and membrane attachment family protein codes for MKPIDRFSYLKNNRVSQDTSSLVQCYLPIIGQEALSLYLYTISFWDNGRKEYLFSSILNHLNFGMDRLLKSLKILSAFNLLTLYQNGDTYQLALHAPLSSQDFLEHPVYRRLLEKKIGDAAVEDLKVESAEGEEIPVSLNQVFPDLAELGSQEDFGLKKKVANDFDLDHFRQLMARDGLCFADEQSDVLNLFAIAEEKKWTWFETYQLAKSTAVSQVISTKRMREKIAQKPVSSDFSPKEATIIKEAKSKTALQFLAEIKQTRKASITQTERELLQQMAGLGLLDEVINIILLLTFNKVDSANINEKYAMKVANDYAYQKIHSAEEAVLRIREHGQKSQAQKSSKPSPTKSNVPKWSNPDYKNETSEETRLELERKKQELLARLEKGGD; via the coding sequence ATGAAGCCAATTGACCGTTTTTCTTATCTAAAGAATAATCGGGTGTCGCAAGATACCTCATCTCTGGTACAGTGCTACCTCCCGATTATCGGTCAGGAGGCACTGAGCCTTTATCTTTATACAATCAGTTTTTGGGATAACGGCAGAAAGGAATATCTTTTTTCAAGCATTCTTAACCATCTCAACTTTGGGATGGACAGACTCTTAAAATCCTTGAAAATCCTATCTGCTTTCAATCTCTTAACCCTCTATCAAAATGGGGATACCTATCAGCTAGCCCTCCATGCTCCTCTTTCAAGTCAAGATTTCTTGGAACATCCTGTTTATCGTAGACTTTTAGAGAAAAAGATTGGTGATGCAGCTGTGGAGGATTTGAAAGTTGAGAGTGCTGAGGGAGAAGAAATACCTGTCTCACTCAATCAAGTCTTTCCAGACTTGGCAGAACTGGGAAGTCAAGAAGACTTTGGTCTCAAGAAGAAAGTGGCCAACGATTTTGACTTAGACCATTTTCGTCAGCTTATGGCTCGAGATGGGCTTTGTTTTGCGGATGAGCAGTCCGATGTCTTGAACCTCTTTGCCATTGCCGAGGAAAAGAAATGGACCTGGTTTGAGACCTATCAATTGGCCAAGTCAACAGCTGTTTCCCAGGTTATTTCAACCAAACGCATGCGGGAAAAAATTGCTCAAAAACCTGTTTCCTCTGACTTTAGTCCTAAGGAAGCAACCATTATCAAGGAAGCCAAAAGTAAAACGGCCTTGCAGTTCTTGGCAGAAATCAAGCAAACACGTAAGGCAAGTATTACCCAAACAGAAAGAGAACTTTTGCAACAGATGGCTGGGTTGGGCTTGCTGGACGAAGTCATCAATATTATTCTCTTATTGACCTTTAATAAGGTAGATTCGGCAAACATCAATGAGAAATATGCCATGAAGGTAGCCAATGATTATGCATACCAAAAGATTCATTCGGCAGAAGAGGCAGTCTTGCGCATCCGTGAACATGGGCAAAAGAGTCAGGCTCAAAAAAGCAGTAAACCCAGTCCTACCAAGTCCAATGTACCCAAGTGGAGCAATCCAGATTATAAGAATGAAACCAGCGAGGAAACTCGTCTGGAACTAGAACGTAAGAAACAAGAACTATTAGCTAGATTAGAAAAAGGAGGAGATTAG